The following are encoded in a window of Chitinophagaceae bacterium genomic DNA:
- the trxB gene encoding thioredoxin-disulfide reductase, giving the protein MATEKVHCLIIGSGPAGYTAAIYASRAGLNPVLYQGIQPGGQLTITTEVENYPGYPDGIQGPEMMVHFENQAKRMGTDIRYGLATRVDFSVRPLKVEIDEEKWIEADSIIISTGASAKWLGIESEQRLNGYGVSACAVCDGFFFNGKEVAIVGAGDTAAEEALYLSKICSQVHMIVRRGEMRASKVMQERVINTPNIKIYWNSETDEVLGDKNVHAVRIKNNKTGEKQEIPVSAFFVAIGHQPNSGIFKGWLDMDDAGYIKTIPGTSKTNIEGVFASGDVQDKIYRQAVTAAGSGCMAALDAERYLGEKGLH; this is encoded by the coding sequence ATGGCAACTGAGAAAGTACATTGTTTGATCATTGGTTCGGGACCGGCAGGATATACCGCCGCTATTTATGCTTCCAGGGCAGGACTGAATCCTGTTCTGTACCAGGGCATTCAACCCGGCGGACAATTGACCATTACAACCGAAGTAGAAAATTACCCGGGCTACCCCGATGGGATACAGGGCCCTGAAATGATGGTGCATTTTGAGAACCAGGCAAAACGCATGGGTACGGATATAAGATACGGCCTTGCTACCAGGGTCGACTTCTCTGTCCGCCCGCTGAAAGTAGAAATTGATGAAGAAAAATGGATCGAAGCGGACTCGATCATCATCTCAACTGGTGCATCGGCAAAATGGCTGGGCATTGAAAGCGAACAAAGACTGAATGGCTATGGTGTAAGCGCCTGTGCAGTCTGTGACGGATTCTTCTTCAATGGAAAAGAAGTGGCCATTGTGGGTGCAGGGGATACCGCAGCAGAAGAAGCGCTCTATCTTTCAAAGATATGTTCGCAGGTGCACATGATCGTTCGCCGGGGAGAGATGAGGGCCAGCAAAGTGATGCAGGAAAGGGTGATCAATACGCCCAACATAAAAATATACTGGAACAGTGAAACCGATGAAGTGCTGGGAGATAAGAACGTTCATGCTGTTCGGATAAAGAATAACAAAACAGGAGAGAAGCAGGAGATACCGGTTAGCGCCTTCTTTGTTGCCATCGGCCACCAACCCAACTCGGGTATTTTCAAAGGCTGGCTTGATATGGATGATGCCGGTTACATCAAAACCATTCCAGGCACATCTAAAACAAATATCGAAGGTGTATTTGCATCCGGCGATGTTCAGGACAAAATATACCGCCAGGCTGTAACGGCAGCCGGATCAGGATGTATGGCAGCCCTGGATGCTGAACGTTACCTGGGGGAAAAAGGGTTGCACTGA
- the pgi gene encoding glucose-6-phosphate isomerase, which translates to MFPKINPTTTPSWQALQQHRQLFEEVYMKDLFYNDAERFSRFSLQMNDILFDYSKNIITENTIELLLQLAEECRLKDAIEAMFTGERINETENRAVLHTAFRNFSGKPVMTGGEDVMPGIKKVLQQMQDFCSNIHNGSWKGYTGKKIRYIVNIGIGGSDLGPVMATEALKPYWVDGIETYFVSNVDGTHISETLKKVKADETLFLIASKTFTTQETMTNAHTARNWFLQNAKDEAHIAKHFVALSTNEKDVIKFGIDPANMFEFWDWVGGRYSLWSAIGLSIALTIGYENFEQLLKGAYETDRHFRETSFDKNIPVLMAVIGIWYGNFFGTKTEAILPYDQYLHRFAAYFQQGNMESNGKYVDRNGNKVNYATGPVIWGEPGTNGQHAFYQLIHQGTQIIPCDFIAPAISHNAVGDHHQKLLSNFFAQTEALMNGTTQDNPYRIFEGNRPTNSFLLKQITPFTLGQLVALYEHKIFVQGVIWNIYSFDQWGVELGKVLANKILPELENTDVVSSHDCSTNGLVNQYKKMR; encoded by the coding sequence ATGTTCCCGAAAATAAATCCCACCACTACCCCATCCTGGCAGGCATTGCAGCAGCACCGGCAATTGTTTGAAGAAGTGTACATGAAAGACCTTTTCTATAATGATGCGGAAAGGTTCAGCCGGTTCTCCTTGCAGATGAATGATATTCTCTTTGATTATTCTAAAAATATCATCACCGAAAATACCATTGAACTGTTGCTTCAATTAGCGGAAGAATGCCGGTTAAAGGATGCGATTGAGGCCATGTTCACCGGCGAAAGGATCAATGAAACAGAGAACCGGGCGGTGCTGCATACCGCGTTCCGGAATTTTTCCGGCAAGCCGGTGATGACCGGTGGCGAAGATGTGATGCCGGGAATCAAAAAAGTATTGCAGCAGATGCAGGATTTTTGTTCCAACATACACAATGGCAGCTGGAAGGGATATACCGGTAAGAAAATAAGATACATCGTGAACATCGGAATCGGCGGCAGCGACCTTGGCCCGGTAATGGCGACAGAGGCGTTGAAGCCTTACTGGGTTGATGGTATTGAAACTTATTTCGTAAGCAATGTTGATGGAACCCATATCTCCGAAACGCTGAAAAAGGTAAAGGCTGATGAGACGCTTTTCCTGATTGCCAGCAAGACCTTCACCACGCAGGAAACCATGACCAATGCGCATACGGCAAGGAACTGGTTCCTGCAAAATGCAAAAGACGAGGCGCATATCGCCAAACACTTTGTTGCCCTGAGCACCAACGAAAAAGACGTAATAAAGTTCGGCATCGACCCGGCAAATATGTTTGAGTTCTGGGATTGGGTAGGCGGGCGATACAGTTTATGGAGTGCCATCGGATTATCCATTGCACTGACCATTGGCTACGAGAATTTTGAACAGTTGCTGAAAGGCGCTTATGAAACCGACCGGCATTTCCGGGAAACATCGTTTGATAAAAACATCCCGGTATTGATGGCGGTCATCGGTATCTGGTATGGCAATTTCTTTGGCACAAAAACAGAAGCCATTCTCCCATACGACCAGTACCTGCATCGTTTTGCCGCGTATTTCCAGCAGGGGAATATGGAAAGCAACGGAAAGTATGTTGACCGGAACGGCAACAAAGTGAATTATGCCACCGGCCCGGTTATCTGGGGTGAACCCGGCACCAATGGCCAGCATGCGTTTTACCAGCTCATTCACCAGGGTACACAGATCATCCCCTGTGATTTTATAGCACCTGCAATCAGTCATAATGCGGTGGGAGATCATCATCAAAAGTTGTTGAGTAATTTCTTTGCACAAACAGAAGCGCTGATGAATGGAACCACGCAGGATAATCCTTACCGGATATTTGAGGGCAATCGTCCGACCAATTCCTTTTTGCTGAAGCAAATCACTCCTTTCACATTGGGACAACTGGTCGCCCTGTACGAGCATAAAATATTTGTACAGGGGGTTATCTGGAATATTTACAGTTTTGATCAATGGGGTGTTGAACTGGGCAAGGTCCTGGCAAATAAAATATTACCTGAACTGGAGAATACGGACGTTGTAAGTTCCCACGACTGTTCTACAAATGGCCTGGTAAACCAGTATAAAAAAATGCGGTAA
- a CDS encoding DNA mismatch repair protein MutS: MKFFPESALVQLEYEKVKTLLALHCRTEYAKYRADNLRIHTKKEFITTELQQTNEFRLLQQSGQHFPNDFTHTLQKELKLLGIPGAVLSGEQFLLIRRLTDNANNIFRWFDNERRIAYPAMAKVTSDAYYEKRIIEMLDEVLDETGQVKDSASEELGNIRMNLYRKRNELRRVFDRIVGKLNKQGYLADIEESFMNGRRVLAVFAEQKRMIKGILHGESDSRRTSFIEPEETTELNNTIFSLENDERKEVYRILRKLTQDLSVYASLLKTYHAISGEYDFIRAKARFSMEYNGNFPVILDKAHVKLIQAFHPLLYLYNKTSSKPTIPVDITLDEKQRILVISGPNAGGKTVTLKTVGLLQLMMQSGLLVPVHPDSEMGIFKQIMIHIGDTQSLEFELSTYSSHLKNMKHFMENANGKTLFFIDELGSGSDPSLGGAFAEVIMEELAHKHSLGIVTTHYLNLKVMANKVPGIINGAMQFDEKKLLPLYKLIVGKPGSSYTFSIAERIGLEKRLIEKARKLVDEDHFTLDKLLNRTEQDLQDIDKEKASLQKLLKENERLKKEMQLVMDKEKHRQEIERLKEQNKISEERLAYVKDMERRLKAMVIEWRKADDKDKVVKMIHALLFKQKEKITSEKQQKKLNEKFEEVGGEIKIGLKVKMKQNRQVGIVKDIRGKKAVLQVGVMPITVDLKDLVVVKDKVPDQIVS, encoded by the coding sequence ATGAAATTTTTTCCTGAATCGGCATTGGTGCAACTGGAATATGAAAAGGTAAAGACCTTACTGGCCCTGCATTGCCGTACCGAATATGCAAAGTACAGGGCCGATAACCTCCGCATCCATACCAAAAAAGAATTCATTACAACCGAATTGCAGCAGACCAATGAATTCAGGCTGTTGCAGCAAAGTGGCCAGCATTTCCCCAATGATTTTACCCATACCCTGCAAAAGGAGTTGAAATTACTGGGTATCCCGGGTGCCGTTCTGAGCGGGGAACAGTTTTTACTGATCCGGCGGTTGACGGACAATGCAAATAATATCTTCCGGTGGTTCGATAATGAACGCCGGATCGCCTACCCGGCCATGGCAAAAGTGACGAGTGATGCCTATTATGAAAAGCGGATCATTGAGATGCTCGATGAAGTACTGGATGAGACCGGGCAGGTGAAAGACAGCGCCAGTGAAGAACTGGGAAACATACGGATGAACCTCTACCGCAAGCGGAATGAACTGCGTCGTGTTTTTGACAGGATAGTAGGCAAGCTGAACAAGCAGGGTTACCTGGCCGATATTGAAGAAAGTTTCATGAACGGCAGGAGGGTGCTGGCCGTTTTTGCTGAACAAAAGCGGATGATCAAAGGCATCCTGCACGGCGAAAGTGACAGTCGCAGGACCTCGTTCATTGAGCCCGAAGAAACAACCGAACTGAATAACACGATCTTTTCGCTGGAGAATGACGAACGGAAGGAAGTGTACCGGATATTGAGAAAACTTACCCAGGACCTGAGTGTATATGCATCCCTGCTTAAAACCTATCATGCCATATCCGGGGAATATGATTTCATCCGGGCCAAGGCAAGATTTTCCATGGAGTACAACGGAAATTTCCCCGTGATACTGGATAAAGCACATGTAAAACTGATCCAGGCTTTTCACCCCTTGCTGTATCTCTACAACAAAACGAGCAGCAAACCCACCATCCCGGTGGATATAACCCTGGATGAGAAGCAACGCATACTCGTCATCAGCGGCCCCAATGCCGGGGGCAAGACGGTTACCCTGAAAACCGTAGGGCTTTTACAACTGATGATGCAGAGCGGCTTGCTTGTTCCGGTGCATCCCGACAGTGAGATGGGGATCTTTAAACAGATCATGATCCACATCGGCGATACACAAAGCCTGGAATTTGAACTGAGCACATATTCTTCCCACCTGAAGAACATGAAGCACTTCATGGAGAATGCCAATGGAAAAACCTTATTTTTCATTGACGAGTTAGGCAGCGGCAGCGATCCCAGCCTCGGCGGAGCCTTTGCCGAAGTGATCATGGAAGAACTGGCACATAAACACAGCCTGGGCATTGTTACCACCCATTACCTCAACCTGAAAGTGATGGCGAACAAAGTGCCGGGCATCATAAACGGCGCCATGCAGTTTGATGAAAAAAAACTGCTTCCCTTATACAAGCTGATCGTGGGCAAGCCCGGAAGTTCCTATACCTTTTCCATTGCCGAACGGATCGGGCTGGAGAAAAGACTGATCGAAAAAGCCCGCAAACTGGTGGATGAAGATCATTTTACCCTGGATAAACTGCTTAACCGCACCGAACAGGACCTGCAGGATATTGACAAGGAAAAAGCCTCCTTGCAGAAGCTGTTGAAGGAAAATGAACGGCTGAAAAAAGAAATGCAGCTGGTGATGGACAAGGAAAAGCACCGGCAGGAGATCGAACGGCTGAAAGAACAGAATAAGATATCGGAAGAGCGGCTGGCTTATGTAAAAGATATGGAGCGGCGCCTGAAGGCCATGGTGATCGAATGGCGCAAGGCAGACGACAAGGATAAAGTGGTGAAGATGATCCATGCGCTGTTGTTCAAACAAAAGGAAAAGATCACTTCCGAAAAGCAGCAGAAAAAGCTGAATGAAAAATTTGAAGAAGTGGGTGGGGAGATAAAGATCGGCCTGAAAGTAAAGATGAAACAAAACCGGCAGGTAGGTATCGTAAAAGATATCCGTGGGAAAAAAGCAGTACTGCAGGTTGGTGTAATGCCCATCACGGTTGACTTAAAGGACCTGGTGGTGGTAAAAGATAAAGTCCCGGACCAAATAGTTTCGTAA
- the ltaE gene encoding low-specificity L-threonine aldolase, with protein MIADLRSDTFTKPGPAMLEAMFKAQVGDDVFGEDPSVNRLEAMAAGMFGMEAALFCPSGTMTNQIAIKCHTQPGDEVICDKVSHVYIYEGGGIAFNSGSQVKPIDGDRGRITAGQVEEAINPDDVHKARTRLVSLENTANRGGGSCYDFIEIQHIKEICSKNNLSFHLDGARLWNALVAKNESPKQYGEIFDSISICLSKGMGTPVGSLLLGRQAFIKQARRVRKVFGGGMRQAGYIAAAGIYALENNIARLAEDHDHARQIAEALDKKEFIGNIMPVETNILIFEVKGNYDSAKGFCDKLKQQDILCLPISQTQVRMVTHLDFTKEMLNRLLQVIVSM; from the coding sequence ATGATAGCAGATTTACGCTCCGATACTTTTACCAAACCTGGCCCGGCCATGCTGGAGGCTATGTTCAAAGCACAGGTTGGGGATGATGTTTTTGGGGAAGACCCTTCCGTTAACAGGTTGGAAGCCATGGCAGCCGGAATGTTTGGAATGGAAGCAGCCCTTTTTTGCCCCAGCGGGACCATGACCAACCAAATAGCCATTAAATGCCATACGCAACCTGGCGATGAAGTGATCTGCGATAAAGTAAGCCATGTTTACATTTATGAAGGAGGGGGTATCGCTTTTAACAGCGGCAGCCAGGTAAAACCAATTGATGGGGACCGGGGAAGGATCACAGCCGGCCAGGTTGAAGAAGCCATTAATCCGGATGATGTGCATAAAGCAAGAACCAGGCTGGTGAGCCTGGAAAATACCGCTAACCGGGGCGGTGGAAGTTGTTATGATTTTATTGAAATACAACATATTAAAGAAATCTGTTCAAAAAATAACCTCAGCTTCCATTTAGATGGTGCAAGGCTTTGGAATGCCCTTGTTGCAAAGAATGAGAGCCCAAAGCAGTACGGTGAAATATTCGACAGCATATCCATTTGCCTGAGCAAAGGCATGGGCACGCCGGTGGGAAGCCTGCTATTAGGAAGGCAGGCTTTTATTAAGCAGGCCCGCAGGGTAAGGAAGGTTTTTGGCGGTGGTATGCGGCAGGCCGGGTACATTGCTGCAGCCGGTATTTATGCCCTGGAGAATAATATTGCCCGGTTGGCTGAAGACCATGACCATGCCAGGCAGATCGCGGAAGCGTTGGACAAAAAGGAATTTATTGGCAATATCATGCCTGTTGAAACAAACATTTTGATCTTTGAAGTAAAAGGCAACTACGATTCGGCAAAAGGCTTTTGTGACAAACTAAAACAACAGGATATACTCTGCCTGCCCATTTCTCAAACCCAGGTCAGGATGGTAACCCACCTTGATTTTACTAAAGAAATGCTAAATCGGCTCCTGCAGGTGATCGTATCCATGTAA
- a CDS encoding DUF4249 domain-containing protein: MKRIILFFSTCLFLSSCEKNIDFDLKTTTSLLVVDAQIENGLAPTVALSKSLDYFGAISPQVLASSFVHNAEVTMNNGTRTHTFKEYTVPVGNGYSIYYYSIDSASLATAFSGEFGKQYDLTIKAEGRTYAAKTTIPLLTKIFDSLWTKKAPAPADTSKRVLWARAIDPPGLGNYIRYYTKKNSERFLPGLNSVFNDEVVDGTTYSGQVDQGIDRNQPVPTGDDKFFSRGDTIYFKLSNIDRASYTFWNTWEFNQQSIGNPFAQPGKVIGNISNGALGAFCGYASQVGTVIAR; encoded by the coding sequence ATGAAACGGATAATCTTATTTTTCAGTACCTGCCTGTTCCTCAGTTCCTGCGAAAAGAACATTGACTTTGATCTCAAAACCACTACATCCCTTTTAGTAGTTGATGCGCAAATTGAGAACGGGCTGGCGCCAACCGTAGCCCTTTCAAAAAGCCTGGACTATTTCGGGGCCATCAGTCCCCAGGTACTGGCATCGTCCTTTGTTCATAATGCCGAAGTGACCATGAACAACGGAACACGTACGCATACCTTTAAAGAATATACCGTACCGGTCGGTAATGGCTATTCCATTTATTACTACAGCATTGATTCAGCCAGTCTTGCCACGGCTTTTTCCGGGGAGTTTGGTAAACAATATGATCTTACCATCAAAGCCGAAGGAAGAACATATGCCGCCAAAACGACCATTCCCTTGCTTACCAAAATATTTGATTCGCTCTGGACAAAAAAAGCTCCTGCACCGGCCGATACGTCTAAAAGGGTTTTATGGGCAAGGGCCATTGATCCACCGGGACTTGGCAATTACATCAGGTATTACACAAAGAAGAACAGCGAACGGTTCCTGCCCGGCCTCAACTCGGTATTCAATGATGAAGTGGTTGACGGTACAACATATTCCGGTCAGGTTGACCAGGGTATTGACCGGAACCAGCCTGTACCAACCGGCGATGATAAGTTTTTCAGCCGGGGCGATACCATTTATTTCAAACTCTCCAACATTGACAGGGCTTCTTATACTTTCTGGAACACCTGGGAATTCAACCAGCAGAGCATCGGGAATCCATTTGCCCAGCCGGGCAAGGTGATCGGCAATATCAGCAACGGGGCACTGGGTGCATTCTGCGGATATGCATCCCAGGTTGGAACTGTTATCGCCCGGTAA
- a CDS encoding DUF3276 family protein, giving the protein MAYENNEKKQDSVYSKRIRAGKRRTYFFDVRETRGNDYYLTITESRKRFDSDGYDRHKIFLYKEDFNKFIKGLGEAVDYVKTELMPDFDFDAFNHDTPYEGEEGQAPRPVSTEAETPVAVAETPAAEAAEEKTEAPEATNISVDNGSTEEVDKW; this is encoded by the coding sequence GTGGCGTACGAGAACAACGAAAAAAAACAGGACAGTGTTTACAGTAAACGCATCAGGGCCGGAAAACGCAGAACTTACTTTTTTGATGTAAGGGAGACCCGTGGCAATGATTATTATCTGACCATCACGGAAAGCCGCAAGCGGTTTGATTCAGACGGGTACGACAGGCATAAGATCTTCCTGTACAAAGAAGACTTCAACAAATTCATCAAGGGACTGGGAGAGGCAGTTGATTATGTAAAAACAGAATTAATGCCCGACTTTGACTTCGATGCCTTTAACCACGACACCCCGTATGAAGGAGAAGAGGGACAGGCACCCCGCCCGGTATCAACCGAAGCCGAAACACCCGTTGCAGTTGCAGAAACTCCCGCGGCTGAAGCAGCGGAAGAAAAGACCGAAGCTCCTGAAGCAACCAATATTTCCGTTGATAACGGAAGCACTGAGGAAGTAGACAAGTGGTAA
- the folB gene encoding dihydroneopterin aldolase, whose product MVTIQLKNLLFYSCHGIHAEEKILGNNFEVNVELSFDAGDRIDSLEQTINYASVYELIKQRMAIPTELLETLAWDIAHQVHAMDDRVLSITVAVEKKNPPIPGMEGSVGVKYHKDF is encoded by the coding sequence ATGGTTACCATTCAACTTAAGAATTTGCTTTTTTATTCCTGTCATGGCATACATGCCGAAGAGAAGATCCTGGGGAATAATTTTGAAGTAAATGTTGAACTTTCTTTTGATGCAGGTGACCGCATCGACTCCCTGGAACAAACCATCAATTACGCATCGGTGTATGAGCTGATCAAACAACGCATGGCAATTCCCACTGAGCTCCTCGAAACACTTGCCTGGGATATCGCCCACCAGGTTCATGCAATGGATGACCGGGTCCTGTCCATTACGGTTGCTGTTGAGAAAAAGAACCCGCCCATCCCCGGCATGGAAGGATCTGTCGGCGTAAAATATCACAAAGACTTTTAG
- a CDS encoding ABC transporter ATP-binding protein, whose amino-acid sequence MKHLSSLNKYFWKYRWHFMLGFIFIILTNYFRILSPQITGYVVNTVVHSIKTEQSGTGLPATRESEKNYDFAVQQVIAKFEENPSDKILYAGLTLFVIAIISGFFMFLMRQTIIVMSRHIEYDQKNEIFTHYQKLDTNFYKTHSTGDLMNRISEDVSRVRMYTGPAIMYFINLAAVIGFSIFFMMKASPKLTLVALSPLPVLAISIYFVNTIINKKSERIQSLLSSLTTNAQESYSGIRVIKSFVQEKAMLGFFKKNSEAYRDNALSLARTEAIYFPSMALLIGLSTLITIMVGSLDVVNQVKGASVGQIAEFVMYIQMLTFPVSAIGWTASMTQRAVTSQRRINEFLHTGPGIKNGPEPLKPMLQGNILFSHVDFVYPHTGIHALKDFSLQVNKGEKIAIVGRTGSGKSTLAQLLLHMYEPQKGMICFDGIPINKIDIQWLRLQVSYVPQDVFLFSETVSNNIRFGIDGATDELVRSAATQASIHNEIEKFSSGYRTMIGERGVTLSGGQKQRISIARALIKDPRIVIFDDCLSAVDARTEKEIIGNLYRYLEDKTAVIITHRIFSLFEFDRIIVIDDGRIAEQGTHQQLLERKGYYAEMYARQQEQDREK is encoded by the coding sequence ATGAAACATCTCTCCAGCCTCAATAAATATTTCTGGAAATACCGCTGGCATTTTATGCTGGGATTCATTTTTATCATTCTCACCAATTATTTCCGCATCCTTTCTCCCCAGATAACGGGCTACGTGGTTAATACGGTTGTACATTCCATAAAAACAGAACAAAGCGGCACGGGCCTGCCGGCTACCAGGGAAAGTGAAAAGAACTACGACTTTGCCGTGCAGCAGGTGATCGCAAAGTTTGAAGAAAACCCCTCCGATAAGATCCTCTATGCAGGCCTTACCCTTTTTGTGATCGCCATCATCAGCGGCTTCTTCATGTTCCTGATGCGGCAGACCATTATTGTAATGAGCCGGCACATCGAATACGACCAGAAGAACGAGATATTCACCCACTACCAGAAACTGGATACCAATTTCTATAAAACACACAGCACCGGCGACCTGATGAACCGCATATCGGAAGATGTAAGCCGGGTGAGGATGTACACGGGGCCGGCCATCATGTATTTCATCAACCTGGCAGCGGTGATCGGCTTCAGCATTTTTTTTATGATGAAGGCAAGTCCCAAACTTACCCTGGTTGCATTGTCGCCACTGCCCGTACTGGCCATCAGCATTTATTTTGTTAATACCATCATCAATAAAAAAAGCGAGCGCATCCAGTCGCTGCTGAGCAGTTTAACCACCAATGCACAGGAATCTTATTCCGGCATCCGGGTGATAAAATCATTTGTGCAGGAAAAGGCCATGCTTGGTTTTTTCAAGAAGAACAGTGAAGCATACCGGGACAATGCCCTTAGCCTGGCCAGGACCGAAGCCATTTATTTTCCCAGCATGGCATTGCTCATCGGTTTAAGCACTTTGATCACCATCATGGTGGGCAGCCTGGACGTGGTGAACCAGGTAAAAGGAGCCAGCGTGGGGCAGATAGCAGAATTTGTGATGTACATACAAATGCTGACCTTCCCGGTGAGTGCCATCGGCTGGACGGCGAGCATGACACAGCGGGCTGTCACATCGCAGAGAAGGATCAACGAGTTCCTGCATACCGGGCCGGGTATTAAAAATGGACCGGAGCCGCTAAAACCCATGCTGCAGGGGAACATCCTTTTCTCTCATGTTGATTTTGTGTATCCGCATACCGGTATCCATGCGCTGAAAGATTTCTCCCTGCAGGTCAACAAAGGAGAGAAGATAGCCATTGTAGGCAGGACCGGCTCGGGGAAATCCACCCTGGCACAACTGCTCCTGCATATGTACGAACCACAAAAGGGAATGATCTGTTTTGACGGAATCCCCATCAACAAGATCGACATCCAGTGGCTGCGGCTGCAGGTAAGTTATGTACCCCAGGATGTTTTTTTATTCAGTGAAACGGTCAGCAACAATATCCGGTTTGGCATTGATGGAGCAACGGATGAACTGGTGAGATCGGCAGCCACCCAAGCCAGCATTCACAACGAAATAGAAAAATTCAGCAGCGGGTACCGCACCATGATCGGGGAGCGGGGTGTGACCCTGAGCGGCGGACAGAAGCAACGCATATCCATCGCCCGGGCTTTGATCAAAGATCCACGCATTGTGATCTTTGATGACTGCCTGAGCGCCGTGGATGCCCGTACCGAAAAAGAGATCATCGGCAACCTGTACCGTTACCTGGAAGACAAAACGGCTGTAATAATCACCCACCGCATATTTTCCCTGTTTGAATTTGACCGGATCATCGTGATCGACGACGGCCGCATAGCCGAACAGGGAACCCATCAGCAGTTGCTTGAGCGGAAAGGGTATTATGCCGAAATGTATGCCCGGCAGCAGGAACAGGACCGGGAAAAGTAA
- a CDS encoding RNA polymerase sigma factor RpoD/SigA, protein MRQLKIATQITNRDSQAVEKYLQEISKISMITPEEETILAQKIKMGDQRALDKLVQANLRFVVSVAKQYQHQGLSLSDLINEGNLGLIKAAQRFDETKGFKFISYAVWWIRQSILQALAEQGRLVRLPQNKIGTYNKANKAYMAFEQEHEREPSTEELAELLEMSETEINNIFQSNTRHTSLDAPVHEAEDVAMGDLLKGGDETDEDVMHDSLKNEIRRVLKSLSPREAEIVNAYFGLDGENGVTIEQIGQKYDLTKERIRQIKERAIKRLQKARYSGALKAYLG, encoded by the coding sequence ATGAGGCAACTTAAGATCGCAACGCAGATTACCAACCGTGATTCACAAGCGGTTGAGAAATATCTGCAGGAAATTTCGAAGATTTCGATGATTACTCCGGAGGAGGAGACCATTTTGGCCCAAAAGATCAAAATGGGAGACCAGCGTGCATTGGACAAACTGGTACAGGCCAACCTGCGTTTCGTGGTATCCGTAGCAAAGCAGTACCAGCACCAGGGCCTTTCGCTGAGTGACCTGATCAACGAGGGCAACCTCGGCTTAATTAAAGCGGCACAACGCTTCGACGAAACCAAAGGTTTCAAATTCATTTCATACGCCGTTTGGTGGATCCGCCAGTCCATCCTGCAGGCGTTGGCAGAGCAGGGCAGATTGGTCCGCCTGCCTCAAAACAAAATTGGCACCTACAACAAGGCTAACAAAGCATATATGGCGTTTGAACAGGAACATGAGCGTGAGCCAAGTACCGAAGAACTGGCTGAATTGCTGGAGATGAGCGAAACAGAGATCAACAACATTTTTCAAAGTAATACCCGTCATACTTCACTGGATGCACCCGTGCATGAAGCAGAAGATGTGGCCATGGGTGACCTGCTGAAAGGTGGCGATGAGACCGATGAGGACGTAATGCATGATTCACTGAAAAATGAGATCCGCAGGGTCCTGAAATCTTTAAGCCCCAGAGAAGCGGAGATCGTGAATGCATATTTTGGGCTGGATGGGGAAAATGGGGTTACCATTGAGCAAATTGGCCAGAAATATGACCTGACCAAGGAACGCATCCGCCAGATCAAAGAAAGAGCGATCAAGCGTTTGCAGAAGGCCCGCTACAGCGGTGCACTGAAAGCATATCTCGGATAA